The Caproicibacterium amylolyticum genome includes the window TTCCGTATCTACACCGAGTGCGGCGTAACGGGTTTTTGCTTCTGTATAACTCATAAACAGACTCCTTCTTTGATTCTTGTATAACTTCTCTTTTCCTGCACGGGTGCAAAGCACTGAATTTTAAAACTGCTGCACACAGCTGCGCGTGCTTCCCGCAGAGAACAGTATTCTCCTGCCGCAATCATCTGCACCATCAGGTTTCCCAGTGCAGTTCCCTCCACCGGTCCGGCAAAGACCGGCAAGCCTGCTGCATCTGCGGTCAGCTGGTTTAAATAAGCATCTTTGCATCCGCCGCCCACAATGTATATGCTGCTGTAGTCTTTTTGTGCCAACTGCTGAAGCTGATGAATACTGTCCGCATAGCACGCCGCCAAGCTACGGTAAACGCAGCGCATGATGTCATTCACCGTTTCCGGCGCAGGCTGCCCGGAAGTACGGCAAACCTCCTGTACGGCTGCAGTCATACTTTCCGGCGCAAGGAATCGCTCATCATCCACGTCAACAATACCGCAGTAATCAGATGCTTCCGCAGCAGCAGCCAACTCATCAAAGCTCCATTTTTTGCCCGTATTACTGCTTTGGCTGCCATTTTTCTGTACATAAGAAACACCGTTCAGCTCCCGCCGGATGGATTGGATCATCCACAAGCCCATAATATTTTTTAAATAACGGAAGCGGTACCATGCGCCACCCTCATTTGTGAAATTTGCCTTGCGGGATGCTTCCGTTGTAACAGGCTCTGAATTCTCAACACCCAACAGACTCCATGTGCCTGAAGAAATAAATACCGAATGTTCATCCTTCGTTGGTACTGCCAAAAATGCTGAACCGGTGTCGTGCGTAGCAGGCAGTACAACTGTACAATTAAAGCCGACCTGCTGCTGCACCTCCTCAGTTAAGGAACCGACGCAGGTACCCGGTACAGCAAGCGAACCAAAAATTTTCTCCGGCAGACCAAACTGAAAAAGCAGCTGTGCATCCCACGTTTTTGTATGGGCATTTACCAAACCGGTACTGGTAGCATTCGTGTACTCATTCTGCAGTTTACCGGTCAGGCAGAAATTAAAGTATTCCGGCAGCATTACGAAATGTGCCGCCTGATGTAGCTGCTCCGGATGCTCCCTTTTTTGTGCTAAAAGCTGATAAAGCGTATTAAACGGCTGCTTCTGAATACCTGTTCTGGCATAAAGTTCCTGCGGTTTGACCAGTGCTTCCGCATACTTTTCCATACCTGCGGTACGCTTGTCACGGTAGGCCACCGCATCCCCAAGCAGTTCTTTCTTTTCGTTCAATAGCACGTAGTCAACCGCCCAAGTGTCTATGCCCAAACTGACCGGCACTTTCCCAAGCAGCCGGCACTGCTTCATACCTGTAAGAATGTGCTGGCGCAGTGCCGGCAGATTCCAGCAGTCGTGACCGTTCTGCCGAATCTGCGTGTTATCAAAGCGGTAAATCTCCTCAAGCAGCATCCGGCCGTTCTCCACATGGCCAAGAATGTGCCGCCCACTGGAAGCACCGATGTCCACCGCCAAATAATAGGTTTGCATATGAGACTCCTTTTTGCTAAAATAGGATTGCAAGTGCAGAGCCGTTCCTCTGCTGTGTTTACGAGTATAACATGGGATTTCATGAATATCCATTCATTAAATTCTTCTGTTTTTTTGTAAAATTCTACTTTTCATGGAGGCGTATAAATGCTTTCCTGCAATCTGGATTTAGAACCACACAGTGTCTGGCTGCGCACAACACCGGGTGCAGCAGCGTTAGCGCAACCCTACCGCTGTACAGAAGCAGGGCTGTTTTACGGCGGCGCACGCTTCTCAACCGCGCGTACGGAAAAAAATAGTTATATTCTGTTTTTTACGCTGAAAGGTGCCGGGCTGATTGAGCAGGGTGAAACCACCCTGCTGCTGCCGCCCGGTCAGGCACTGCTGCTGAACTGCCGCCAACCCCAGAGTTACTGCACTGCGCCGGAGCACGGCTGCTGGCACCATTACTGGGCACATATTGACGGGAGCGGTGTGCAGGCAGTGGAAAAGATATTAAATCCGCATCATATCACTGCTGTACCACTTTCTGAGCTGACCGCGCGTGAGCCCTTTGAGCAGCTGCTTTCCTGTATTACCAGTGAAACAATGCCTTCCATACTCCGGCAAAGTCTGGCTGTTCACACAATTCTCTCAACGATGGCAGTACAGTCTTTGGAGAATGATGCGGCCGCCTCAAATCGTGCGTTGGTTCAGCAAGCAGCGGAACATATACGTGCTTACTATGCTAAACCGCTTTCACTGGACAGGCTGGTTGCTGATGCACACATCAGCAAGTCTTATTTTCTGCGGCTGTTCCGGCAGTACATCGGCACAACACCTTACAATTTTCTGCTGTGCTGCCGCATTACCCGTGCAAAAGAACTTTTGGTAACGACCGACCTGCCTGTGGGTGAAGTTGCACGCAGCACCGGATTTGTAAACGAAGCAAACTTTTCCACGAGATTCTCCGCCATGGCAAAGCAAAGCCCCCTGCAGTACCGCAGAGCAGCACGGCGGGGGAACTGATTACATCAGTTTGTTTTTTTGGACAAATCTCTTATCAAGGATTCCTGTAAAATGAATTAAGCAGCTTGCTGAAGTAACGACTGTATGGAATTCTGACCGGGGTATGCTCGGAAAACAGATCAGTCCTCTGTATATTCATGAGATACGGACTCGGAATGTGGGGGCTAAGCATTAAAACAAAGAATGGTGAAAATCGTATGTTTTATTGTATAAGCAAAAAGCTTCCGGCGAAAATTCTTCGGAAACTTTTATTCAGTTGTAAGTGTCAAGCTAGGCGGCATATCGAAAAAAGTTGAAAAAAAGTGAGACACTGAATCTAATCACTGAAAGGTTCCAAATGAGTCTTTGGGACAAGGTTGAAACGGTTGATGCAACGGAAAAATTTGTGATTACTTGGCAAAGACCAGCGTATGACCGAATTGACACGTATCAGCTCCAGACCCCGCAAGTGCCTTGGCTGGAAAACTCTCATGGAATTTTTTTACACGAACTGGCGTTCCCGCTAACAATTCATTTTTTTGAAAAAGCTTAAAGTATTGCATATTTATTCCGAGTGTGATATGATAGCAAAAGTAGAAATAAAAAGAAAATAGCAAACCAATCCAAAGATTGGGACGCAAAGCCACGGGTCTAAGGTAAAAGCTACGACAGCCGGGTTGCCATGTATACGGGTAGTTTCGAAGGAGTCATGGCATTTTTGTGGCTCCTTTTTTGTATGCTCATACAAATTTCCATTTAATTTGGAAAAACTGTTCAAATTTAGCTTCATCGTTTTTGTGAATTATTAAAACTATATAAATGAAAATTGCCAACAATTTGTCAGGAAATTCATGGGACTTTTTATCTACCGCTTTCATTTAATTTTGAAAAATGGTTTTTTAATCATTTTAATACAATTTCAAAAAGTGAGGATTTGAAGAATGGGTACATTTAATTTTTCGATTGCAGGAAACGTAATGAAGGTAAGTCTTTCCGGGAATTTCGATAAGCCGACGGTAGCGAGCTTTGTGTCCCGCTATAAAACGGAAGTTGCAAAAATTAATCCCTCAACTTGCGAACTTGCAATTGAAATTTCACAGATGCAAGTGCAAACTGCAGACATGCAGGATACTCTGCAGGCATGCTTCAAGCTGTATGGCTCTACTGGCTTTAAGAAAATTAAAATGAATTGTGGGGATAATGTTGTGCTTGCCATGCAGGCACGCAGAATTGCAAAGTCATGC containing:
- the rhaB gene encoding rhamnulokinase, with translation MQTYYLAVDIGASSGRHILGHVENGRMLLEEIYRFDNTQIRQNGHDCWNLPALRQHILTGMKQCRLLGKVPVSLGIDTWAVDYVLLNEKKELLGDAVAYRDKRTAGMEKYAEALVKPQELYARTGIQKQPFNTLYQLLAQKREHPEQLHQAAHFVMLPEYFNFCLTGKLQNEYTNATSTGLVNAHTKTWDAQLLFQFGLPEKIFGSLAVPGTCVGSLTEEVQQQVGFNCTVVLPATHDTGSAFLAVPTKDEHSVFISSGTWSLLGVENSEPVTTEASRKANFTNEGGAWYRFRYLKNIMGLWMIQSIRRELNGVSYVQKNGSQSSNTGKKWSFDELAAAAEASDYCGIVDVDDERFLAPESMTAAVQEVCRTSGQPAPETVNDIMRCVYRSLAACYADSIHQLQQLAQKDYSSIYIVGGGCKDAYLNQLTADAAGLPVFAGPVEGTALGNLMVQMIAAGEYCSLREARAAVCSSFKIQCFAPVQEKRSYTRIKEGVCL
- a CDS encoding AraC family transcriptional regulator; the protein is MLSCNLDLEPHSVWLRTTPGAAALAQPYRCTEAGLFYGGARFSTARTEKNSYILFFTLKGAGLIEQGETTLLLPPGQALLLNCRQPQSYCTAPEHGCWHHYWAHIDGSGVQAVEKILNPHHITAVPLSELTAREPFEQLLSCITSETMPSILRQSLAVHTILSTMAVQSLENDAAASNRALVQQAAEHIRAYYAKPLSLDRLVADAHISKSYFLRLFRQYIGTTPYNFLLCCRITRAKELLVTTDLPVGEVARSTGFVNEANFSTRFSAMAKQSPLQYRRAARRGN